From Micromonospora sp. NBC_01699, a single genomic window includes:
- a CDS encoding SRPBCC family protein produces MTVQRADKRLATAEDITSILVRNCGLDADSAAAAPTASLEELGMDSLALLELQAVVADRYRVQIPDEVKHLTIADIAELVDRQADQATVPVQATGAGAEPVEGDTGATEPAAATTGPVTTIEPVATVGGDPPGHTENSIVIAAPRQLVWDLTNDVSRWPTLFTEYQIAEVLEQRGNRVLFRLTMFPDENGIAWSWVSERTTDPITYEVHARRVETGPFAYMRIYWRYDEVAGGTRMTWVQDFAMKPTAPVDNPQMVDRINGNSKIQMSVIRDQIEAAARERALDVPAGGDDE; encoded by the coding sequence ATGACCGTGCAGAGGGCGGACAAGCGGCTGGCGACAGCCGAGGACATCACCTCGATCCTCGTCCGCAACTGCGGACTCGACGCCGACTCGGCCGCCGCGGCACCCACCGCGTCGCTTGAGGAACTCGGCATGGACTCCCTCGCCCTGCTCGAACTACAGGCCGTCGTCGCCGACCGGTACCGGGTACAGATCCCGGACGAGGTGAAGCACCTGACCATCGCCGACATCGCCGAGCTGGTGGACCGCCAGGCCGACCAGGCCACCGTGCCGGTACAGGCGACCGGGGCCGGCGCCGAACCCGTCGAGGGCGACACCGGGGCGACGGAACCGGCCGCGGCCACCACCGGGCCGGTGACCACCATCGAACCGGTCGCCACCGTCGGCGGGGATCCGCCGGGGCACACGGAGAACAGCATCGTGATCGCCGCACCCCGGCAGCTCGTCTGGGACCTGACCAACGACGTCAGCCGCTGGCCGACGCTGTTCACCGAGTACCAGATCGCCGAGGTGCTGGAACAGCGGGGCAACCGGGTGCTGTTCCGGCTCACCATGTTCCCGGACGAGAACGGCATCGCCTGGAGCTGGGTCAGCGAACGCACCACCGACCCGATCACGTACGAGGTGCACGCGCGCCGGGTGGAGACCGGGCCGTTCGCGTACATGCGGATCTACTGGCGCTACGACGAGGTTGCCGGCGGTACCCGGATGACCTGGGTGCAGGACTTCGCCATGAAACCCACCGCCCCGGTCGACAATCCGCAGATGGTCGACCGGATCAACGGCAACAGCAAGATCCAGATGAGCGTCATCCGTGACCAGATCGAGGCGGCCGCACGTGAGCGGGCCCTCGACGTACCCGCCGGGGGCGACGATGAGTGA
- a CDS encoding beta-ketoacyl-[acyl-carrier-protein] synthase family protein, translated as MTARRTVVTGIGVVAPGGPTRKQFWATITDGQTATRRISFFDPSPFRSQIAAECDFDPVAAGLTPRERRRADRYVQFALAGSIEALADSGLDLTEATRSRTGVVLGSAVGGTMALEDEYVVASDAGTRWLVDHECSGPYLYQALVPSSLAADVAVRHELHGPAQVISTGCTSGIDSIGYAYQLITDDEADIVVTGASDTPISPVTVACFDAIRATTPDNDDPAHASRPFDRDRHGFVLAEGAAVLVLEELEHARRRGAHIYCEVGGYANRSNGYHMTGLRPDGVEMALAISSALDQARVNPDEVSYISAHGSATRQNDRHETAAFKRSLGPAAYRVPISSIKSMVGHSLGAIGSIEMAACALAIEYGVVPPTANWANRDPECDLDYIPNTARDLPVDVALSVGSGFGGFQSAMVFKRLRELHR; from the coding sequence ATGACGGCGCGCCGCACGGTGGTGACCGGCATCGGGGTGGTCGCTCCGGGCGGGCCGACCCGCAAGCAGTTCTGGGCCACCATCACCGACGGCCAGACGGCGACCCGCCGGATCAGCTTCTTCGACCCGTCGCCGTTCCGCTCCCAGATCGCCGCCGAGTGCGACTTCGACCCGGTCGCCGCCGGTCTCACCCCGAGGGAACGGCGCCGCGCCGACCGGTACGTCCAGTTCGCGCTGGCCGGCTCGATCGAGGCGCTGGCCGACAGCGGACTCGACCTGACCGAGGCGACCCGGTCGCGTACCGGCGTGGTGCTCGGCTCGGCCGTCGGCGGCACCATGGCCCTCGAAGACGAGTACGTGGTGGCCAGCGACGCAGGCACCCGCTGGCTGGTCGACCACGAGTGCAGCGGCCCGTACCTCTATCAGGCGCTGGTCCCGAGCAGCCTGGCGGCGGACGTGGCGGTCCGGCACGAGCTGCACGGACCGGCGCAGGTGATCTCCACCGGCTGCACCTCCGGCATCGACTCGATCGGGTACGCCTACCAGCTCATCACCGACGACGAGGCGGACATCGTGGTGACCGGTGCCTCGGACACGCCGATCTCCCCGGTGACCGTCGCCTGTTTCGACGCGATCAGGGCCACCACCCCGGACAACGACGACCCGGCGCACGCCTCCCGGCCGTTCGACCGGGACCGGCACGGCTTCGTGCTCGCCGAGGGCGCGGCGGTGCTGGTGCTGGAGGAGCTGGAGCACGCCCGGCGCCGGGGCGCGCACATCTACTGCGAGGTCGGCGGGTACGCCAACCGGAGCAACGGCTACCACATGACCGGGCTGCGGCCCGACGGCGTCGAGATGGCGCTGGCGATCAGCTCCGCACTGGACCAGGCCCGGGTCAACCCGGACGAGGTCTCGTACATCAGCGCGCACGGGTCGGCCACCCGGCAGAACGACCGGCACGAGACGGCCGCGTTCAAGCGCTCGCTCGGCCCGGCCGCGTACCGGGTGCCGATCAGTTCGATCAAGTCGATGGTCGGGCACTCGCTCGGCGCGATCGGCTCGATCGAGATGGCCGCCTGCGCCCTGGCGATCGAGTACGGCGTGGTGCCGCCGACCGCGAACTGGGCCAACCGCGATCCCGAGTGCGACCTCGACTACATCCCCAACACCGCCCGTGACCTGCCGGTCGACGTGGCCCTGTCGGTCGGCAGCGGCTTCGGCGGCTTCCAGTCGGCGATGGTGTTCAAGCGGTTGCGGGAGCTGCACCGATGA
- a CDS encoding cupin domain-containing protein, whose protein sequence is MSERESYVVAARDVPPDQRRGGELRVLLGPKTVGATSGFMGVATLAPGERIAEHYHPYSEEFLYVARGAITVDLDDAPVPVGAGEALFIPVDTRHRLRNTGDEPAEVVFQLGPLAPRPELGHVDTERAGAPPTRPEFAS, encoded by the coding sequence ATGAGTGAGCGAGAGTCGTACGTGGTGGCCGCCCGGGACGTGCCGCCGGACCAGCGACGCGGTGGCGAGCTGCGGGTGCTGCTCGGCCCGAAGACCGTCGGCGCCACCTCGGGCTTCATGGGCGTGGCCACCCTCGCACCCGGCGAGCGGATCGCCGAGCACTACCACCCGTACAGCGAGGAGTTCCTCTACGTCGCGCGCGGTGCGATCACCGTCGACCTCGACGACGCACCGGTGCCGGTCGGCGCGGGCGAGGCGCTGTTCATCCCGGTCGACACCCGACACCGGTTGCGCAACACCGGCGACGAACCGGCCGAGGTGGTCTTCCAACTCGGACCGCTGGCCCCCCGCCCGGAACTGGGGCACGTCGACACCGAACGTGCCGGCGCCCCGCCGACCAGACCGGAGTTCGCGTCATGA
- the lon gene encoding endopeptidase La produces MATLPVLPLTDAVLLPGMVIPVTLDPSTQAAVDAARAAGDKKVLAVPRVDGEYGSMGVVALIEKVGRLPSGEPAAVVRGVSRARIGSGVPGPGAALWVEATELDEPAPSGRAKELAREYRALTTSLLQERGAWQVIDALERMTDLSELADSAGYTSWLTLAQKTELLAATDVTTRLELLVGWVRAHLAEQEVTEQINSDVREGLEKSQREFLLRQQLAAIRKELGEDEPDGSADYRSRVESADLPDKVREAAMREVGRLERASDASPEAGWIRTWLDTVLEMPWTTRTDDNTDLAAAREVLDADHAGLSDVKDRILEYLAVRNRRATRNLQVVGGRGSGAVLALAGPPGVGKTSLGESVAHALGRKFVRVSLGGIRDEAEIRGHRRTYVGALPGRIVRALREAGSMNPVILLDEVDKISAGYAGDPAAALLEVLDPAQNHTFRDHYLEVDLDLSDVLFLATANVVDSIPGPLLDRMELVTLDGYTEEEKVAIARDHLLPRQLDRAGLTAEEFSVSDEALARLAAEYTREAGVRQLERALARILRKVAVALATSDGPVRVDTDNLKTYLGRPRFTPESAERTAVPGVATGLAVTGAGGDVLFIEATSMEGEPGLTLTGQLGDVMKESAQIALSYLRSNGRKFGLDPNALAGRRIHLHVPAGAVPKDGPSAGITMVTALASLASGRPVRPEFGMTGEVTLAGRVLPIGGVKQKLLAAHRAGLTEVIIPARNEPDLDDLPTEVREALTVHTLADVADVLALALRPAEEADDVQTLDGPALAVA; encoded by the coding sequence ATGGCAACTCTTCCGGTTCTGCCCCTGACCGACGCAGTCCTGCTGCCCGGGATGGTCATCCCGGTGACCCTCGACCCGAGCACCCAGGCTGCCGTCGACGCCGCTCGCGCGGCCGGTGACAAGAAAGTTCTCGCGGTACCCCGGGTGGACGGGGAATACGGCTCCATGGGCGTTGTCGCCCTGATCGAGAAGGTCGGTCGGCTGCCCAGCGGCGAGCCGGCAGCCGTGGTCCGGGGCGTGTCCCGGGCCCGGATCGGCTCCGGCGTGCCCGGACCCGGAGCGGCGCTCTGGGTCGAGGCGACCGAGCTCGACGAACCCGCCCCGAGCGGCCGGGCCAAGGAACTCGCCCGCGAGTACCGGGCCCTCACCACGTCGCTGCTCCAGGAGCGTGGCGCCTGGCAGGTCATCGACGCGCTGGAGCGGATGACCGACCTCTCCGAACTGGCCGACTCGGCCGGTTACACCTCCTGGCTCACCCTGGCCCAGAAGACCGAACTGCTCGCCGCGACGGACGTGACGACGCGGCTCGAACTGCTCGTCGGCTGGGTCCGCGCCCACCTGGCGGAGCAGGAGGTCACCGAGCAGATCAACTCGGACGTACGCGAGGGGCTGGAGAAGTCCCAGCGCGAGTTCCTGCTCCGGCAGCAGCTCGCCGCGATCCGCAAGGAACTGGGCGAGGACGAGCCGGACGGCTCGGCCGACTACCGGTCCCGGGTCGAGTCCGCCGACCTGCCCGACAAGGTACGCGAAGCGGCCATGCGCGAGGTCGGTCGGCTGGAGCGGGCCAGTGACGCCTCCCCGGAGGCGGGCTGGATCCGCACCTGGCTCGACACCGTACTGGAAATGCCCTGGACGACCCGGACCGACGACAACACCGACCTGGCCGCGGCCCGCGAGGTGCTCGACGCCGACCACGCCGGCCTGAGCGACGTCAAGGACCGGATCCTGGAGTACCTGGCGGTGCGCAACCGTCGCGCCACCCGCAACCTCCAGGTGGTCGGCGGCCGTGGCTCCGGTGCCGTGCTCGCCCTCGCCGGCCCGCCCGGGGTGGGTAAGACCAGCCTCGGCGAGTCGGTCGCCCACGCGCTCGGCCGCAAGTTCGTCCGGGTGTCCCTCGGCGGTATCCGCGACGAGGCCGAGATCCGGGGTCACCGGCGTACCTACGTCGGCGCGCTGCCCGGCCGGATCGTCCGGGCGCTGCGCGAGGCGGGTTCGATGAACCCGGTGATCCTGCTGGACGAGGTCGACAAGATCTCCGCGGGCTACGCCGGTGACCCGGCCGCCGCCCTGCTCGAAGTCCTCGACCCGGCCCAGAACCACACCTTCCGGGACCACTACCTGGAGGTCGACCTCGACCTCTCGGACGTGCTCTTCCTGGCCACCGCCAACGTGGTCGACTCCATCCCCGGCCCGCTGCTGGACCGGATGGAACTGGTCACGCTCGACGGCTACACCGAGGAGGAGAAGGTCGCCATCGCCCGCGACCACCTGCTGCCCCGGCAGCTCGACCGGGCCGGCCTGACCGCCGAGGAGTTCAGCGTCAGCGACGAGGCCCTGGCCCGCCTCGCGGCCGAGTACACCCGCGAGGCGGGCGTACGGCAACTCGAACGGGCACTGGCCAGGATCCTGCGCAAGGTCGCGGTCGCGCTGGCGACGAGCGACGGACCGGTACGGGTCGACACCGACAACCTCAAGACGTACCTGGGGCGGCCCCGGTTCACCCCGGAGTCGGCCGAGCGCACCGCCGTACCGGGCGTGGCGACCGGCCTGGCCGTCACCGGCGCCGGTGGTGACGTGCTCTTCATCGAGGCGACCAGCATGGAGGGCGAGCCGGGGCTGACCCTGACCGGCCAGCTCGGCGACGTGATGAAGGAGTCGGCGCAGATCGCCCTGTCGTACCTGCGCTCGAACGGCCGCAAGTTCGGGCTCGACCCGAACGCGCTGGCCGGACGCCGGATCCACCTGCACGTACCGGCGGGTGCGGTGCCCAAGGACGGCCCCAGTGCCGGTATCACCATGGTCACCGCGCTGGCTTCGCTCGCCTCCGGGCGGCCGGTCCGTCCGGAGTTCGGGATGACCGGTGAGGTCACCCTGGCCGGTCGGGTGCTGCCGATCGGCGGGGTGAAGCAGAAGCTGCTCGCCGCGCACCGGGCCGGCCTCACCGAGGTCATCATCCCGGCCCGCAACGAGCCCGACCTGGACGACCTGCCGACCGAGGTGCGCGAGGCACTGACCGTGCACACCCTGGCCGACGTGGCGGACGTACTCGCGCTGGCCCTGCGGCCGGCCGAGGAGGCCGACGACGTGCAGACGCTGGACGGTCCGGCGCTCGCGGTGGCGTAA
- a CDS encoding acetyl-CoA carboxylase biotin carboxylase subunit → MFEKLLIANRGEIALRVARACRELGIRTVAVHSTADRDSAVVRYADESVCIGPAASRHSYLNAAAIIEAARQTGAEAIHPGYGFLSEDPDFAEICADNGLVFVGPRPEVMAALGDKSRARALMRDAGLPLLPGSVETLATVGEARAVADEIGYPVIIKVAAGGGGRGMTVVWSGADFARAYAHTRTVARAVFSDDRVYVERYLPQARHVEVQVLCDGHGGGVHLGTRDCSVQRRHQKLVEEGPAPALSVATLEAIAAAGLHGALSVGYSGAGTVEFLVDEAERFHFMEINCRIQVEHPVTEMISGIDLVHEQLYVASGVPLRVRQDEVQLRGVAIECRVNVENPDRDFLPTPGRLDRFQPPAGPFTRVDTHGWPGYVVGPHYDSLLAKVVVWAPERALALDRMERALDEFDIAGPGVHTTIPFIRRVLDDARFRKGRYSTDLVDRLLRDAGAPGDPPHPRSIPLDPGPVPGVDSRPEPIVRAKETR, encoded by the coding sequence ATGTTCGAAAAGCTGCTGATCGCCAATCGGGGCGAGATCGCCCTGCGGGTTGCCCGCGCCTGTCGGGAACTCGGAATCCGTACGGTAGCGGTGCACTCGACCGCCGACCGTGACTCGGCCGTGGTCCGGTACGCCGACGAAAGTGTCTGTATCGGACCGGCGGCCAGTCGGCACAGTTACCTCAACGCCGCCGCGATCATCGAGGCGGCCCGGCAGACCGGCGCCGAGGCGATTCACCCCGGCTACGGCTTCCTCTCCGAGGACCCCGACTTCGCCGAGATCTGTGCCGACAACGGGCTGGTCTTCGTCGGCCCGCGCCCCGAGGTGATGGCCGCGCTCGGCGACAAGTCCCGGGCCCGGGCGCTGATGCGCGACGCGGGGCTGCCGTTGCTGCCGGGCAGCGTCGAGACGCTGGCCACGGTGGGGGAGGCCCGCGCGGTCGCGGACGAGATCGGCTACCCGGTGATCATCAAGGTGGCCGCCGGTGGTGGTGGTCGCGGCATGACCGTGGTCTGGTCGGGCGCCGACTTCGCCCGCGCGTACGCGCACACCCGCACCGTGGCCCGCGCGGTCTTCTCCGACGACCGGGTGTACGTGGAGCGGTACCTGCCCCAGGCCCGCCACGTCGAGGTGCAGGTGCTCTGCGACGGGCACGGCGGCGGGGTGCACCTGGGCACCCGCGACTGTTCGGTGCAGCGCCGCCACCAGAAGCTGGTGGAGGAGGGCCCGGCGCCGGCGCTCTCGGTCGCCACCCTGGAGGCGATCGCGGCGGCCGGGCTGCACGGTGCGCTCAGCGTCGGGTACAGCGGTGCCGGCACGGTCGAGTTCCTGGTGGACGAGGCGGAGCGGTTCCACTTCATGGAGATCAACTGCCGGATCCAGGTGGAGCACCCGGTCACCGAGATGATCAGCGGGATCGACCTGGTGCACGAGCAGCTCTACGTGGCCAGCGGCGTACCGCTGCGGGTCCGCCAGGACGAGGTCCAGTTGCGCGGCGTCGCGATCGAGTGCCGGGTCAACGTGGAGAACCCGGACCGGGACTTCCTGCCCACTCCCGGCCGGCTGGACCGGTTCCAGCCACCCGCCGGTCCGTTCACCCGGGTCGACACCCACGGCTGGCCCGGTTACGTGGTCGGGCCGCACTACGACTCGCTGCTGGCCAAGGTCGTGGTGTGGGCGCCGGAGCGGGCCCTGGCGCTGGACCGGATGGAACGCGCGCTGGACGAGTTCGACATCGCCGGACCCGGCGTGCACACCACCATCCCGTTCATCCGGCGGGTCCTGGACGACGCCCGGTTCCGCAAGGGCCGGTACTCCACCGACCTGGTCGACCGCCTGCTGCGCGACGCCGGCGCACCCGGCGATCCGCCGCACCCCCGCTCGATCCCGCTCGACCCCGGACCGGTTCCGGGCGTCGACTCCAGACCAGAACCGATCGTCCGAGCCAAGGAGACCAGATGA
- a CDS encoding PDR/VanB family oxidoreductase, whose amino-acid sequence MGGTGDEEKLDLVVRRREQAADGVVRLTLAQPDGSALPDWAAGAHIDVIMDDGTTRQYSLCGDAADPGQWTISVLLEPASRGGSRFMHDTLRPGHPVRVQGPRNHFALEPAPRYVFVAGGIGITPILPMLAAAETAGVPWRLVYGGRTRSSMAFVDELTERYGDRVTIRPQDETGLLDLDDILADPDPTTLVYCCGPEPLLLAMEAACRQRRPGTLRVERFAPREQGAPVLDGSFEVELAASGLVLTVPPDRSVLATIEAAGVDVNYSCTEGTCGTCETSVLAGEPDHRDSLLTEEDRAANNRMYICVSRSRGRRLVLDL is encoded by the coding sequence ATGGGCGGGACCGGAGACGAGGAGAAGCTCGACCTGGTCGTCCGGCGCCGGGAACAGGCTGCCGACGGCGTGGTCCGGCTGACCCTGGCCCAGCCCGACGGGAGCGCGCTGCCGGACTGGGCGGCCGGCGCCCACATCGACGTGATCATGGATGACGGCACCACCCGGCAGTACTCGCTCTGCGGCGACGCCGCCGATCCGGGGCAGTGGACGATCTCGGTGCTGCTGGAGCCGGCCTCCCGCGGCGGCTCCCGGTTCATGCACGACACCCTGAGGCCCGGCCATCCCGTACGGGTGCAGGGCCCGCGCAACCACTTCGCGCTCGAACCGGCACCCCGTTACGTCTTCGTCGCCGGTGGCATCGGGATCACCCCGATCCTGCCGATGCTCGCCGCCGCCGAGACCGCCGGTGTGCCGTGGCGGCTGGTGTACGGCGGCCGGACCCGCTCCTCGATGGCCTTCGTGGACGAGTTGACCGAGCGGTACGGCGACCGGGTGACGATCCGGCCGCAGGACGAAACCGGGCTGCTCGACCTCGACGACATCCTGGCCGACCCGGACCCGACGACCCTGGTCTACTGCTGCGGGCCGGAACCCCTGCTGCTCGCCATGGAAGCGGCCTGCCGGCAGCGGCGGCCGGGCACCCTGCGGGTGGAACGGTTCGCCCCCAGGGAACAGGGCGCGCCGGTCCTGGACGGTTCGTTCGAGGTCGAACTCGCGGCGTCGGGACTGGTGCTGACCGTACCGCCGGACCGCTCGGTGTTGGCGACGATCGAGGCCGCCGGGGTGGACGTGAACTACTCCTGCACCGAGGGGACCTGCGGGACCTGCGAGACGAGCGTGCTCGCCGGGGAGCCCGACCACCGGGACTCGCTGCTCACCGAGGAGGACCGGGCGGCCAACAACCGGATGTACATCTGCGTCTCCCGGTCCCGGGGGCGGCGACTCGTACTCGATCTCTGA
- a CDS encoding ABC transporter substrate-binding protein has protein sequence MRRGLAVILAAAMSLTACGGADGSATGGGTGIGHREITVGVIPILDVAPIYLGIQQGFFAERKLRVKLEPAQGGAAIVPAVLSGQFQFGFSNNTSLLLAQTRGLPLKIVAPGSSSTGTPGRDFAGVVVPDGSPIRSSADLSGRSVAINTLNNIGDTVVREAVRKAGGDPATVKFVELPFPEMPAAVLSGRVDAAFVVEPFLTIARNQRSRDISSAYAEATANLSVASYFTSEDLIESEPALVEAFTEAMVESQAYAASHPDETRQVLSTYTSIGADLIPTLTLPSFAAKINRQSVQALADMAERDGLVTKPPQVDALFR, from the coding sequence TTGCGTAGAGGACTTGCCGTCATCCTGGCCGCCGCCATGTCACTCACCGCGTGCGGCGGTGCGGACGGCTCCGCCACCGGCGGCGGGACCGGGATCGGGCACCGGGAGATCACCGTCGGGGTGATCCCGATCCTCGACGTGGCCCCGATCTATCTCGGCATCCAGCAGGGATTCTTCGCCGAACGCAAGCTGAGGGTCAAACTCGAACCCGCCCAGGGTGGCGCCGCGATCGTGCCGGCCGTGCTCTCCGGCCAGTTCCAGTTCGGATTCAGCAACAACACCTCGCTGCTGCTCGCCCAGACCCGCGGGCTCCCGCTGAAGATCGTGGCGCCGGGCTCCTCCTCGACCGGTACGCCCGGCCGGGACTTCGCCGGGGTGGTGGTCCCGGACGGCAGCCCGATCAGGTCCAGCGCCGACCTGTCCGGCCGATCGGTGGCCATCAACACCCTGAACAACATCGGCGACACCGTCGTACGCGAGGCGGTCCGCAAGGCCGGCGGCGATCCCGCAACGGTGAAGTTCGTCGAACTGCCGTTCCCGGAGATGCCGGCCGCCGTGCTGAGCGGCCGGGTCGACGCCGCGTTCGTGGTCGAGCCCTTCCTGACCATCGCCCGCAACCAGCGGAGCCGGGACATCTCGTCGGCGTACGCGGAGGCGACGGCGAACCTCTCGGTGGCGTCGTACTTCACCTCGGAAGACCTGATCGAGTCCGAACCCGCCCTGGTCGAGGCGTTCACCGAGGCGATGGTGGAATCGCAGGCGTACGCCGCGTCGCACCCGGACGAGACCCGTCAGGTGCTGTCCACGTACACCTCCATCGGGGCCGACCTGATCCCCACCCTGACGCTGCCCTCCTTCGCCGCGAAGATCAACCGGCAGTCGGTACAGGCGCTCGCCGACATGGCCGAGCGGGACGGCCTGGTCACGAAGCCGCCGCAGGTGGACGCGCTCTTCCGGTGA
- a CDS encoding DedA family protein has product MDQLNNALSNLSGWPLLVIVGLLAFGECAAFIGLILPGETALLIGGALAATGRTNIAALVIIAAVCAVVGDSVGYEIGRRVGMPLRHSRLGRWVGEERWQRAERFIHRHGPSAVMLGRWVGVLRALVPALAGMTRMPYRRFLAFNVIGGVTWATAVILIGYVLGASWQKAQSYLGEASVGLAVAVVLAVVVRWLIVRRRKRRHDH; this is encoded by the coding sequence GTGGACCAGCTCAACAACGCGCTGTCCAACCTGTCCGGCTGGCCGCTGCTGGTCATCGTCGGGCTGCTCGCGTTCGGCGAGTGCGCGGCCTTCATCGGGCTGATCCTCCCCGGTGAGACGGCCCTGCTGATCGGCGGTGCGCTCGCCGCGACCGGTCGGACCAACATCGCCGCGCTGGTCATCATCGCGGCGGTGTGCGCCGTCGTCGGGGACAGCGTCGGATACGAAATCGGTCGCCGGGTCGGGATGCCGCTGCGGCACAGCCGGTTGGGGCGGTGGGTCGGCGAGGAACGCTGGCAGCGGGCGGAGAGGTTCATCCACCGCCACGGCCCGTCCGCCGTCATGCTCGGCCGCTGGGTCGGGGTGCTGCGGGCGCTGGTGCCGGCGCTGGCCGGGATGACCCGGATGCCGTACCGCAGGTTTCTCGCCTTCAACGTGATCGGCGGGGTGACCTGGGCGACGGCGGTGATCCTGATCGGCTATGTCCTCGGCGCGTCGTGGCAGAAGGCGCAGAGCTACCTCGGCGAGGCGAGCGTGGGGCTGGCGGTGGCCGTGGTGCTGGCGGTGGTCGTCCGCTGGTTGATCGTACGGCGACGCAAGCGGCGGCACGACCACTGA
- a CDS encoding beta-ketoacyl synthase N-terminal-like domain-containing protein produces MTPRPVVTGIGVVAPSGIGTEAHWKSVLAGENRIGRITLFDPDRYPTTLAGEVADFDAAAFADNRRLVQTDRWTHLGFAATRLALADAGLPEVATDPYGYAVTLASSSGGNLFGQRELQRLWGQPARTVGAYQSIAWFYAASVGQVSIHHQFKGPCGVLVAEAAGALDSLAHAARIIRRGTPVVIAGGTECPLSPYALACQIRNGLLSDSDDPQRAYLPFDVAASGYVPAEGGAVFVVEDLEHALARGVTTVYGEIAGWGATHDGRHTVRVGAADETQYARSMRLALERARCPPEEVDVVFPDALGVPRYDRAEAAALRSVFGPDSPPVTTQKPLIGRAHQGGSALDAANALLALRHRVLPPTAGLDRPAPGCELDFVRQARSGPVRTALVGARGFDGFNSSVLIRAYQPPGQRAGGEQ; encoded by the coding sequence ATGACGCCACGGCCGGTGGTCACCGGCATCGGCGTGGTCGCGCCGAGCGGGATCGGCACCGAGGCGCACTGGAAGAGCGTGCTGGCCGGCGAGAACCGGATCGGCCGGATCACCCTGTTCGATCCGGACCGCTATCCGACCACCCTGGCCGGCGAGGTCGCCGACTTCGACGCCGCCGCCTTCGCCGACAACCGCCGGCTGGTGCAGACCGACCGCTGGACCCACCTCGGTTTCGCCGCCACCCGGCTCGCCCTCGCCGACGCCGGCCTGCCCGAGGTGGCCACCGACCCGTACGGCTACGCGGTCACGCTGGCCAGCTCCTCCGGCGGCAACCTGTTCGGCCAGCGCGAACTGCAACGGCTGTGGGGGCAGCCGGCGCGGACCGTCGGGGCGTACCAGTCGATCGCCTGGTTCTACGCCGCCAGCGTCGGCCAGGTCTCCATCCACCACCAGTTCAAGGGACCGTGCGGGGTGCTGGTCGCCGAGGCGGCCGGCGCGCTGGACAGCCTGGCCCACGCCGCCCGGATCATCCGCCGGGGTACCCCGGTGGTGATCGCCGGCGGGACCGAGTGCCCGCTGAGCCCGTACGCGCTGGCCTGCCAGATCCGCAACGGACTGCTCAGCGACAGCGACGACCCGCAGCGGGCGTACCTGCCGTTCGACGTCGCCGCGTCCGGTTACGTGCCGGCCGAGGGCGGAGCGGTGTTCGTGGTCGAGGACCTCGAACACGCCCTGGCCCGGGGGGTGACCACCGTGTACGGCGAGATCGCCGGCTGGGGCGCCACCCACGACGGCCGGCACACCGTACGGGTCGGCGCCGCCGACGAGACGCAGTACGCCCGCTCGATGCGGCTGGCGCTGGAGCGGGCGCGGTGCCCGCCCGAGGAGGTGGACGTGGTGTTCCCCGACGCGTTGGGGGTGCCGCGTTACGACCGGGCCGAGGCGGCGGCGCTGCGTAGCGTGTTCGGCCCGGACTCGCCGCCGGTGACCACCCAGAAACCGCTGATCGGGCGGGCCCACCAGGGCGGTTCGGCGCTGGACGCGGCAAACGCGCTGCTCGCCCTCCGGCACCGGGTGCTGCCGCCGACCGCCGGACTCGACCGGCCGGCTCCGGGGTGCGAGCTGGACTTCGTCCGGCAGGCGCGGTCCGGCCCGGTCCGTACGGCGCTGGTCGGCGCGCGGGGTTTCGACGGATTCAACAGTTCGGTGTTGATCCGTGCCTACCAGCCGCCCGGTCAACGGGCCGGCGGCGAGCAGTGA
- a CDS encoding SchA/CurD-like domain-containing protein yields MGSNWHALYYPLKPGSEEKVKELFRISGRPRFEIFGDDGQLVGRLLGTMAFVGREMAVRVIEVEGPLGLVAAHMSRQEAVREFERELQEHLAVPRDMATPQGARDFFRSASMECVLSRRHDQ; encoded by the coding sequence ATGGGTTCGAACTGGCACGCGCTCTACTACCCGCTCAAGCCGGGTAGCGAGGAGAAGGTCAAGGAGCTGTTCCGGATCAGCGGGCGGCCCCGGTTCGAGATCTTCGGCGATGACGGGCAGCTGGTCGGGCGGCTGCTCGGCACGATGGCCTTCGTCGGCCGGGAGATGGCCGTACGCGTGATCGAGGTCGAGGGCCCGCTCGGTCTGGTCGCCGCGCACATGAGCCGGCAGGAGGCGGTACGGGAGTTCGAGCGGGAGTTGCAGGAGCATCTCGCCGTACCCCGGGACATGGCCACCCCGCAGGGTGCCCGGGACTTCTTCCGCAGCGCCTCGATGGAGTGCGTCCTGTCCCGTCGGCACGACCAGTAG